In the genome of Dasypus novemcinctus isolate mDasNov1 chromosome 30, mDasNov1.1.hap2, whole genome shotgun sequence, one region contains:
- the LOC101424958 gene encoding olfactory receptor 7A10-like, translating into MGTGNETQISEFLLLGFSEDPEVQPLLFWLFLSMYLVTIFGNLLIILVIITDSHLHTPMYFFLSNLSLCDIGLSSTTVPKMLLNIQAQSRAITYTGCITQMYFFMIFVGLDDFLLAVMAYDRFVAICHPLHYRVIMNPHICVLMVFGSWVMTFIQSCLQGLMVLRLYFCTHVEIPHFFCELRQMIQLACSDTFFNYLAMYLIAGVMGGGPLGWILFSYSKIVSSILAISSAQGKYKAFSTCASHLSVVFLFYCTSIGVYLSSAASHNTHSGASASVMYTVITPMLNPFI; encoded by the coding sequence ATGGGAACTGGAAATGAAAcacaaatttcagaatttcttctcctgggattttCAGAGGATCCAGAagtgcagcccctcctcttttggctgttcctgtccatgtacttGGTCACCATCTTTGGGAACCTGCTCATAATACTGGTCATCATCACTGATtctcacctccacacacccatgtatttcttcctctccaacctgtcccTTTGTGACATCGGTTTATcctccaccactgtcccaaagatgctgttGAACATCCAGGCACAGAGCAGAGCCATAACCTACACAGGCTGcatcacccagatgtattttttcatgatcTTTGTGGGCTTGGATGACTTCCTTTTGgccgtgatggcctatgaccgctttgtggccatctgtcacccccttcACTACagagtcatcatgaacccccacATCTGTGTCCTGATGGTTTTTGGGTCCTGGGTCATGACTTTTATTCAATCCTGTTTACAGGGGTTAATGGTGTTACGGCTGTATTTTTGCACACATGTAGAaatcccccactttttctgtgaacttcgtCAGATGATCCAACTTGCCTGTTCTGACACTTTTTTCAACTACTTAGCAATGTATTTAATAGCTGGAGTGATGGGAGGTGGTCCCCTTGGTtggatccttttctcttactctaagatTGTTTCCTCCATACTTGCCATCTCATCAGCTCAGGGgaagtataaagcattttccacCTGTGCATCTCACCTCTCAGTGGTCTTCCTATTTTATTGTACCAGCATAGGGGTGTACCTAAGTTCTGCTGCTTCACACAACACACATTCAGGGGCAtcagcctcagtgatgtacactgtGATCACTCCCATGCTGAACCCTTTCATCTAG